From the Drosophila gunungcola strain Sukarami unplaced genomic scaffold, Dgunungcola_SK_2 000018F, whole genome shotgun sequence genome, the window GTTTAAATATGTCTgacaattgaaataattacaatatttttaaaagtggtTCGGGGACTACACAAACAAAACCACAAAATGCTTCATTGGTTGGAAACGTTGGTGATGGCACTACAAAGGATTCCGCTGTAAGTAAATAATACCtaaatttattgcttttattaatatttttgcaatatttcACACCGCAGTTGAGTTCTTGTTATATATCGAAAACCAGTTTTGCCAGAAAAATAGATTCTTTAATGTGACGCCAGctaaaaatttttgatattgtatatgtatatgtaatttttaataatgtaaaaTTAAGAATTACAATAAGTGTTTGCATCTATACACTGAAAGTCTTTTTACAAAATTGGCGTCAGAATGGATCTGGACAATTTTGAGTTTTTCGCTTCGGCCTGACGAACGTTAAGAGTTCATTAAAAACGTCTGTCAACGTATTGCaattttctggtattttttttggttgatCTCAGAAACAAGGTGAAAAAGGACCCCgacaaaaaaaagacaaagacGTCCACTCTTTGCACCTCGCTGTCTCTTATAGCTAACGAATGGAGAGAGGCTAAGGCTAAGAAACTAGTCAATTTCCAAAAGTTAAGTTGAGTGGAGTTTCAAGTATTTTTGGAGTTGTTTGGGGAAGAAAGAGTTGATGACAAAATTGTCAAGATTCATTCTGACGCCAATTTTGATAGAATACTTTCAGTGTGTAGATACAAACATTTATAACGAATGTAATTCTTAATTttacattattaaatattgcaAATACATATACAATATCAATAGTGTTAAGCTGGCGTCAcattaaaaagaataaatttttttttctggcgaAACTGCTTAAGACTTAAAATTTCTATTTGCATAATTTGTGGTGTGTCGATCAATATTAGCCGAAACATATAACGCCTTATGCCTCAGAGTGATAATGGAGTTTCGCGATTGATAGGCGTAAAAGTGACTGaattatcaaaaaattttcattgtCTGGGCAtaactagaatctgcatgtaAAATACGGACAAGGCTAGATCGTCTCGGTTATTGGTCCTGATAAAGAATATAATTACTTTGTACacttagaaaacaaaaaattctttgttttagaaaaattCCCTAACGTTGCCTTTAAAATTAGCCTGTCGTGTATGAAATTATGGCTCTATTATTAATTCTTAAATCAGTTTTTTCTTGGTGTACAATCGGAAACGTTTTCTTATACCTCAATTTCACTGCCATACTAACGGCTTTGAGATATATGCACTtacgtttattattttaaatagttgtCTTAACTTTTGAGTACAAATTAACCATTGCTTTccttgaatttttgttttagaataaaagtatttcaatGACAGACATGTACTTGGATAGCACAGACTCAAGTGAAAATGTTGGACAAATACATTTCTCTTTGGAATACGATTTTCAAAACACAACGTTAATTTTGAAAGTTCTTCAAGGAAAAGAGCTACCAGCGAAGGATTTAAGTGGTACTTCTGATCCATATGTTCGCGTAACCTTGTTACCAGATAAAAAACATAGATTggaaaccaaaataaaacgGCGAACTCTAAACCCGCGATGGAATGAAACATTTTACTTTGAGGGGTTTCCCATTCAAAAACTTCAATCTCGTGTAAGTATAAAACTtacttatataatatatgcATCGGATTGGTTGTCTTTGTGTGAATCGAATCGTCGGTTTTGGCTTTTTAAACAAGATGCACAGTGGTCTATATAGCTATGCTAGCTgaccttaattaaatttcttttcctaaaatttgcaaatttaaaagttttcaaaggcttttataaattataaatgtaagTGATCAACAAGAAAATATTATCCAGATTTTAATACCTCTAGGTAGATGTTTAGTAAAAAACAGCGCTTTTtcaaaagagaaaataaaaagtaacaGGCGCGAATGCAAAAGGAAGTTGTGAAGAATACAGACATTACTTTCTATCCATCTAGTGAAAAACGACAAGAAACCCCTGATAACTCAGTCCCAAAGATCCCATTCAAGCGAAACGGTTGGGATTTTTAATGGATGGTGGACTGGAAATGGCTTCTATCTACTCTGTATTCAAATTGATGCCATGTCCGAGCGTTAACCTCACAAGGCCCCACAGAAACAAAGATGGCCGACATGGCCAGGTCTTTACGAGCGGTTAGGAACGTAAATTCCACCGTCAAGGAATAACTGCAATTTTTGGCACGTCAACACCTTACGGAACTTACTAAAAGAGATGGTGGATGGTGCACTGTGAGACTAGGCCATTACCAAATATTAGAAAAGGTGATCACACCGTCTGATTTGGTCACGCTTACAATTTGGCCGTGTGACGCCTCTTATCACAATACTTGGGTATGTCATTCGATGTATGTATGTATCGATGGCGGCAAAATTGTCGATTGTGACCCTCAGCACTGTCGCCATCAGCTCCATAAAGTAAGAAATATATAGTTCTTACTTTGTCAGCTCTTCAGAGAACACACTCCAACAAATCAAGACTCACGagaaaatatcaaaatcatcaaaaaggacaaaaacttttgtttttctttttgtcttttccctgacaaattttaatttatcgaACCATTTCTCAACCTAACgtgtgaattttaaaatattctgcGCCAGAACATAACCGCGCCAGCACCGTCCTTTATAGTACTCGGCAGAAATGTACGATGCGCATGAATTATTTGTGAGCAAACCCAAAAAACTAGATTTGATTACGATAAAAAGTAGAAATACTTGGAGGcttaaatgaaacaaatttttatttaagtttaatttaaaaaacaaacataataGTTCATATTAGGAGTACGAATTTAACCATTAAAAGAAATATGTAATATTCATGATTACATATGTaggcaacatttttaaagtctatttgatacaaattatataaatcaGCACGTGTCAGCAAGAAAAGACAAATAACGCGCGCCGGATACTTTACCAAGTGGTCGAGCCAAAAGGGTTAAACGGATATTCgtagccaaataaaaaaacatacatcggatgtctaaataaaatattttgaagattttattaaagcaaacatttttttaatagaaagattgctatgtttaaaatttaaaaattaacggACATGGATAACGGATATGGCTAGACCGACCGCCTTATGACCATAAATAGTAATATCCCTTATATCCCCAAAATTGTCTGATTCACTGGGTTGCAagcttttgattaaaatatttcaaatgcaaagttataaaatgCACAGTAAGTAGATAACCGCGTTATTATGATGCTCGGATGCTAAATATTGTAACTTATGAATTCGCTTACATGAGTTATTAGGAGTAGGGTAGGGGAATGGAGGAAAACGGCAGCCTCAAGGCTGTCGCCTAACGGAAAGTCTCTTCATGTTTCTAACGCGTCAGAGCCCACCACAACAAATCATTCCAGGACCCTAAGAAGAACCTCGGAGACTATCGCGTGGAATCGGGGTACGGCATGGTTCCAGaaagaaaagatttaattCACATTAATTTCactgttaatatttattgactAACGCCTAACTTAGTAAACGCCATAGGGGCCAAAGTACTATTTACTTTTGCCAATGCTTAACCTAATTTATCTAAATTACGAACGTGTTATTTTCAAGTGTACGGTCGTATTTCACTCGATAAGGGCGTAAAAACGAAATCGCGAGAGGTGAAAGGAAAGGGATTCTAAAAGAACGGACAAACTagttcaaaatatatatataactatgATCTATGTaatcactatatatatatatatatatatatatattgattacATAGATCATAGTTCGATCTACAGGGCttcaaaataagaaaattatagTTCCTTGGGATACGAGAACACTGAGAAATGTAGGTAACCAATAGGTTCCTTGCTCACCACATCCCCCTGAACTAATACATAcattacaaataaaagtaataacaaGCATCGTTCTTCGGTTGGATAAAGATGGTAAATTAACTAGGAGAAGTCTACTAGAGTAAGTTGGTAAGATAAGGTTTGCATCCCAGTTAAGGCCCcgtaaatgaaatattatgtATTGTTTCCTAAAATTCTGATAACTCGAAGTGTAAGAAGATCATTTAAAACCCCGAATAAGTGTAACTTTTGTACAAGATGCGAATGATTACGGAATCAAATGATTTGATAACGAATGATGCTGGTTTGTCGGAGAAGACCTCCGTGTTATAAATCCATTCTGACATGAAGATATAATTGATCTGCAATGAGGTTGCAAATGGAGGGTAATAACGTTTTCGAAAAACTTGGTGATAGCGGAAAACTTGGCTAAAAATGGCtggtatttgatttatttctctttttatgAAGGGGAATAACAAATGATTCCTTCCAAATAGGTGGAAAGTCAGTAGTTTCTAGGGATAGGGTAATCAATTTGTGCATTTCTTAGGCACACAGCCAGGACCCGGTGAGTAGACTAGCTTAACACTTTGCAGATCTAAAAGAAGGGAGCTTTCACTTAGACTAGGACTGATTAGGACGGGACGTAGCTGAATATGTAGAATTCATAATACGTACCAATTCAGAAGATTAGGCCAAAAACATGAATGAGAAAACATTGCCATGTTAAACACTATTTCATATTTACAGTGTTGTTGGCACCGAATGGTAACTTATTGGACGGGATTCTGATGCTGCCATAGAATCTCACTGGTAGCAAACCTGGCTTGTAAACAGTCTGTGCATGCCAGAGCTTTGTTGATGGCTACTCAAAAAGTGCCAGAGATTCTAGCTACCCAAAAGCGCCCACGCTAAGTTTTTCGTCAGATTGTTTTGCACCATCCACCTTTTGAAAGAAAATTCTTGCCAGTGCAGCGTTAACTGCCCTAAACTGAGAATAGTTGCAGTTTTGTTGCTTAATAACTTCCGAAAACATTCATGCAGAAAAACTTATTATGAGATATACCAGAAGTTGTGCAATCTCAAGggctataatttttaataatttgcaaaaaataaaaattaaatcaaattaattttttagctaTTTTATTTAGACTAATTTTGTCTAGGCAGCGTAATTAGCTTTtgccaatatttatttaacgaCATACATCACTTGTCTGTAGCTTTactagtttaaaatttatagctATTTTTAGTAATTTCCCGCTAAAAAAGCTTGTTGTTCAAAAAGTCGtagaacaaactttttttaacaacaCATGAAGAATTTTTCCAGAatccttaaaattttttgaaactgaCAAAGAGACAccgaaaaatttttattttgagataTACCAAAAAAAGGATTTTCGAACAACTCTTGAACGAAGTATGGGAACCAAGCAAATTGGGTGTAATTTGACGcgtgttttcaaaaaaattttagctgtgttaaaaaaatggaatattttaccagctaaaaatttttttaagtggagTTCTTGAGACCTGATCAAGAACGCcacataaaaacatttttagtatGTCACTTTCAACGCCCTTTATCCTATATATGGTAATCTCCTATGCACACGCTCTTGGTGCGTAACGTCACTACATGTGCTGCCGTCCATAGAAATATAACATCATTTAGAAAACACAGATAATTAAACATGAGTTTATCTCTTTTGTATAACATTCATGTAAAGGGCTGTCCTCATTACATTTTTTGCtcaaagttaaaatatatttaggtaTAACTTCATTGCGAACGCATCTCAATAGCACAGAAATTGCTTATATATTTCgagtttttagattttaagtATTTGAACTCAAACTTTAATTCAAACTGTTTAATGTACTTATGTTCTGAATTTAGTAAATATACATCTAAATATATCTACAACTTCGATTTTAATTGTATGaaatgcttcttcttcttttgtAATGAAGCAATCCAAAATGACAAAAGAAATGCGTTAAATTATTGACGATATCACATTTTTTTAGGTATTACATTTACATGTGTTTGATTACGACCGGTTCTCAAGAGATGACTCCATAGGAGAAGTATTTCTTCCCCTATGCCAGGTAAATAATTCAACAAAcaattgtataaatatatatagtgaaatggttgcatttatttataaaataaggtTGATTTTGCTGGAAAGCAGTCCTTTTGGAAGGCATTAAAACCCCCTGCCAAGGACAAATGCGGAGAACTCCTTTCATCACTTTGCTATCACCCGTCAAACTCAATTTTGACTTTAACACTGATTAAGGCGAGAAATTTAAAAGCTAAGGATATTAACGGGAAATCTGGTAAGTAGAAACTGAACTAATCGGGAATATGTCGTTCAAATAAAGTCGCCGGAATTGACCAGAATTTTATGGAGTTTTCAGAAGCCGGGATTTTAGGGAACAAGGATCAAATTTCATAATGATAACCCTTTAAGATATCGCGAGGTTAGTTTAAGGACACTGTCTGCTGATTgcaaaagagaaataaatgcaaCTTGTGAACCTCGACCGATTTAGAAAAGAATTAGTAGAAAAAAAGAAGGGTGTTCTCCGCCGTGAAAGCGGAATCGTGGCAGAAGTGCAGGGTTGCTAATAGTGCCGCTTAGCAGAGCGGGTTTACAGAGCGGGTAATCAGAGTTGATTAACACGATTTGAATTCACAAAGGAGAACTGTTAATGCCGAGCCGTTGGGGAAGTTTGATTTCAGCGGGCTGTGCCCCGCCTCACAACTATCAGGAGCCTGGCATGTTTTAGAATAATATAATAAGGAAATACATGAAATGACTATACATCGCCCGCGTTGAAGAACTCCACGTCTTCATTCTACTGGTAGTGGGGCAAGCTAATGGACTGCTCGCTTGTAGATTGCAGATTTTGTCTTCACAACTGCAACGCGCACCTTCCCATCTGCTCCGAAGATCACCTCAGTGACTATCCCGGGCAGCCATATCTGGGGTGGCAAGTTGTCATCCTTAATAACGACGACGATTCCAGTTTTGACGTTTGCAGATTCCTTCGTCCACTTGGCCCTTTCCTGCAAGCTTGTTAGGTACTCGCGAAAACAGTCTCGCCAAAATCTCTGCTTGATTGCCGATACGAGTTGGCACCTCTGTAGATGACTCAGATTGTCCTTTGTCGATGTTGGCAAGTTAGCTAGTGGCAACGAGGCAATATTGGTGCCAATAAGAATGTGGGCATGAGTAATCGCTTCCCCATCGTTCGGGGTGCAGCTATTGGCGACCAACGGGCGCGAGTTCAGCACTGCTTCCACCTCGACGAGAACTTTTTGAATTTCGTCCTCTTTAAAAGGGCGCTTCCGACGGCTTTGATGAGCAGGTGCTTTGCTGATTTTACCGCCAAAATGGGGCGCCCGTGGGGGTATGAAGACGAAATCAACGCATTAAAGGCGCTCATCAGTTCCTTACTTGCTTCGAGGTTAGTTGTGATTTTTGAAGCATTCTGGAGTTTGTTGCGTTGTCGCAGTACAGTTTTTCGAGAGGACCACGGCGACCGTGAATAAGAAGTGAGATCTCTTAATAGCTCTAAATGAATGGCTTTCGTCGAGAAGCAGATTAAAACTGCCACGTACATCTTGAGTGGAGTTGATTTTGAATGGCCGACTGCTTTGAATGCGATCAACCGGTATATTGCCCATTATTTGCGAAAACAACCGGGGCTTGTAACGAAAGCAATGAGTGCACTCGCGACGCGCATTGATAAGCCAAATACTTTGACGATGTAGGCCGACAAGAGCGCGTGGCCCAACGTGACAATTGGTACGAATTAGAACCTTCGGTAACAATAAAGGAAACTTGGCGTTATGTCCCAACGGAGCCTGCAACTAGCGGCCACCAACTCGCAGAAATTCAAATGAGTGCTAGGTTCAGATTTCAGGAACGGTGGACCAAACCGCACTTCGGGCGAGTTCATGAATAGCTGTTACCCGATTGGCCACAAAAGTTTTGAGGGTTAAGAGGCTTATCCGTAAACAGTAAAGCTCAACTTCCGAATCCGACCACGTTACTACCTGCTCTACGGGAAAGTTATTCAATTTCTGGACATCGTTCCGGAGTTGAGCAAATAGGTGAGCTGCCCAAAGTTCTAGACGTGGTACGCAAAGACGTTTAATGGGCGATACCTTTTATTTTGCCGTCAGCAATGTGGTTGTAACCCCATCTGGAGAAACCACTCGAACATAAAAACAGCAACCATATGCGTCCTTTAATGCAACCGCAAGGCCGTGTATCTGAAAGGTACCTGTTTGATTTGTGCCGACATATCTGGGGATTTGTAGAGAATCTAATTCTTTAAAGGAGGATGCGTCCTCTTCCCAGCGTTTTAAACATATCTGGTGGAATTTCATCTTCCCAACCTAGTTTAAGGGACCAAAATCGTTGTCTTAAGAATTTTGCGAGTATGAGTACGAGTAGAAAATCGAACAAGCGACGACGAAAGAGGAATCGCAACAAAGTGGCGTATACACATGGCTGGATCGTTGGACCAACAGCACTGGTCCGTGATGAAGTACTGGGGCTTTCGAGGAACGATATTGCCTGTTTTTGAAATGTGTCCTAATGACAAATATTCTCGCATGAATTCGAAATACATTTCCTGTAGGGTAGGATTTGCATACATCCGTCGCTCGAGCGCTAGGAATGATGCTTGTAAGGGAGTGTTATTATGAATCGACCAAATGACTGTCGAGATACAGTATCAGCAAGCGCCTTTTCGCATAGCGCCTGTTTAGGAGTGAATAATTGAGCCTTTGTCAGTGTGGTTACTTCATCTTCAGTAGGGAGTCCAATGCCGGTGACTCGTCAATAGTTCCTTGCATGCAGCCGGCTGCTGAAATCGATGGTCATAAAGGCTTGCAACTTCCCGAATCTACCCAACCGAAAACTGTGTTCTGAAGAGTGGGCCCGCAGTCGGCACCAGACACTttattaacttgctactggtctcgcgtacacgcactcgcgttgattctcgcactattacttcgggctgagctgcgcttgcgccgcccttTTATAGCCATTGATGGTCCAGCTCTTTGTGCAGGTcgttcgaccttgttgcccttgccgtatgagggtccaatgtccagctcGATatcgttagttcacggtgtcTACACAGTTTGACCTTatttgcccttgactcctatgcagctctcctgcatcaGGTTGTTTGGAGTTTTAAAACTCCTCACAACGCATATATAAACGAAGGATTTTAATGcactataaatatatttaaggcCCCAGCCATGTTAGTGCATAAATAAAGTTAGGACAAATAAAAGCCAGATACAGGAATTTAAGCGGTCAAAGTTAGTTTTGCGCCAGGAATGGATTCGTTTAACAGGCTTTTCAGATTTTTCCCTAAGCTCTGATCCTTAAACAACAGTCAGCTCAAAAGTTGGGTGATAAAGATGGTCAGGTTGCGTAAGTGGTTACGTTCTAAATAAACAGACACCTTCTGCATTTCACACATAACACAAGTCCAGTAAGCGACCCAAAGATTTCGAGCATTGTTTATTTGAGATAGCGCACTGTCATGAAGTAAGATATTAGTTTTTTCATCTGTGGACCAAGTCGCATTCGGTATAATAAAATCACCTAAGACCATCAACTGGTCTCTGTCTGACAgttctttaaaattgaatatataACGGAAATGTGGTTCGCATAATTCGGAAACTCAAATTATGGCGGAATGTATGAAcaagtaatatatatataactaatGGGGAACGATAATTTTATATCTagaaattcaatattaaaagatAGTAATCCAGATATGAGCTTTGAGTCAACAGCAATCAAGGCTCCTCCTTCTCGTATGAAAGGACGGTCAAGCCTATAATTGTGTACAGGTTTCTGTAAACATTGAAACATGggatgaaaagaaaaaaccatCAGAACACAATTTTGTCAGCTGACAAAGTGAGCCCCTTGTATATTGACAGGAAATAAGGAGTCGAGATGCTAGTTTTTTGAAGATGAAGCGGAAGAGGAAGCAGAAAATGAAGATGGCACACTTGTCGGGCCTCGACTGGAAAGACTGTCTCGACGggccttttcttttttatctaCCTTCGAACCCTTTTACCACCATATGTTGTGGACAAAAGTCGGCAGGGCGTTTGGTTTCAAAGAATTCGTTTAGGACATTGATTTTGAAAGATAAAATATCCCTAGCACAAGAAAAGTTTACTTTTTTCACTTTGACATCAGCTTTAGTTCTGTCTTGTCCGGGTTCCGAATCTGTTTTAGCTGCCGATCTTAGCAGCCGTGGGTGTGGCTCACCGAAACAGCGGATAAGCACTTAAAGGTTACCTTTAGTTTGGCGCATGAACGATTTCACCTCGTTCACCGCCTCGACACAAGCGTCACAACAGAATCGCAGACTGGACCCCTTAGAAAGGTCATAACTTGTTCGGACTGTAAAACCATGTTCACTGTTTCCAGAAATTACATTTGTGGAAAAATCGACTTAATTACTTGAATTCTTAATACAACCACATCTAAGtatttaagattaaaaaacattttaaatataaaaaaaacctttagaAATCTTTCAAGAAAATCAAACTAAGTATtcttctcttttattttttctagatCCTTACGTAAAAGTTTGGCTTCAGTTTGGAGATAAAAGAgtagagaaaagaaaaacgcCTATATTTACATGTACATTAAATCCAGTGTTTAATGAATCATTTAGTTTTAACGTTCCATGGGAAAAAATAAGAGAATGTTCCTTGGATGTTATGGTAATGGATTTCGATAACATTGGGAGGAACGAGTTGATAGGACGAATATTATTAGCTGGTAAGAAttagaattataaaattatagcGCAACgttcataaataattaaatgtctTAATATGCAATTTAAACAGGTAAAAATGGTTCTGGAGCATCAGAAACTAAACATTGGCAGGACATGATCTCAAAGCCCAGGCAAACTGTAGTACAATGGCATCGCTTAAAACCTGAgtaactttaatattaaatcaaagaAACCATAATATTAACACCAGTGGGTATATCGCATAAAAAGGTACATGTACATGATATAAATAAGTTGATTTATACTTGCATACATAGCAATGtcatacaaaattaaaaaaattcaaatctgCACAAAGCTAATGTTattatgtttgaaaaataaaaaaataaccatcaaatttaaataatgtaattgtTCTGATGAGAACAATAGTTTTATACATGCTTATATgtagaaaaatgttttgtatggACAAAATATGAATTATAAAACACAGTCCCATttgttcattaaaatttataaaacaaataaaacctatttttgttaatttctcATATACTTTTAATGCTTTACAATGCTTCAAAACACACTAATCATATACATTTTAAGTCGAGGCTATTCAAAACAGATCATTccaacatttaataaatagggaagttataaaattaaaatgaattatttttggGGAAAACTAGTTTTTACAAGACCCGATATCGCTGTTTTAAGAAGAAATCGGTAAGGGTATTGTGTTGAATTATTAATTCTATCTAATAAGACGTTGGATATGTCAATCGATGTATAATTCCGAGAAAGACATCTGATAAATACAATACAGTGAAACCaagaaactaataaaaatgtatataatacgattgaattgttaaattataacattaaaatagtCTAAAAATCAAGAAATGAGATTGTTACAtggttttaaaagaaataaaatggagaaaaaatttatattattcttaaatattctttaatcGCATACTATATCGTATTATAGAAATGTAGGTTATTTGAATAGAAAATGATTGCATTAGCACAATAAACCagaacataaacattttttaaagtgacTATGAGAAAATTAGCCAACCATTGCCGGAATAAGCGTCAACAGcgagaaaacaaaatatgagaAAGTAAGAGAGAGAagaaagaattaaaataatatatttataattgataATTGAAACTGAgtttaaaaaacgaaaaatcgaaaatacaACCCACCTTGAAATTACATATTTGTTATATACCTgttacaatattattaaactaatttattcaTAGCAGCAAATAAAGCATTCAATAAGAGTCAATAACACTGCGTATCACTTTATTTTCAGGCCAATTTAGCtaagaaatgtataaaaacaagaaaggaagcacaCTTCGGctcttaaaaacttaatactTGTCGGAGAACTAAAGTCATCCCCTTGTAAGTCGTCATTGCTGGTTACTTGATCGTTCGGTTTTTGATTGTCTGAACTCAATCACTAAGGATCACTCACGCGTCTATCTCACGTCACGCTAAAAACCAGAAGAATAAAAAGAGAGACCAGACCTAGCAACGCATTCGAAGCCACACTCGGCCTCAGCTCGCTAACTGAGTCCCCATTCTACCAAAACTAGTATCTAGTATATCTAGTATACCAGCACAACCCATGGTCATACCTGTCGAGATGCTGCACTACATACTCTCCAACATactctttaaaacatctaaatttggatttatatgcgtatatgtttttgaacattgaaactatgatgatgtttagtttatttattcgatcgttcctatggcagcaaTATGTTATCGTTTTCGGATTTGAAGAAAgttaaaagtgtatttttgaactattaaaaatacttttttaacaaaattaataaattgagaagttaaattttttgtgtatatGTGATGGAGACTTTtccgaccttataaagtatataaattcttgatcACCATCACTaagagagtcgatctagccatgtccgtctgtccgtccgcaaactagtctctcagttttaaagctatctgcattatattctttttattgcaggtagaaTATAAGTCGGAAAGAGCTGGGTCGGACGATTATAGCATATATCTCCCAttgaaacaatcggaaaaaaatataactttggtgtttttaaatttgtttttagttcttgGAGATCATTGCGAGTTCGTTGATTGTAGAGCCAGATACAACGgtaaaaaaatttgacaactaaacaaaaccaaaaccaaaaccggCATGGATCGTTTCATCCAAAATAAGTGTTAGCTTAGCCCGCAGAACACCGCTGTGGGTAACAAACCAACAACAAACCGTGTCCAACGAGACAACGAATTACCCGGGAGATCTAACAACAACC encodes:
- the LOC128263736 gene encoding synaptotagmin-7 isoform X2 codes for the protein MASIVLIACLAVLGLIIAIALFLAGGYLWWRHKRSQLQFIEPNEDEESSSYSLRAAQDIVDSGNPPTKPQVPTPQAITTPLQNNINRKLNGFLNLRTPLIGGSGTTQTKPQNASLVGNVGDGTTKDSANKSISMTDMYLDSTDSSENVGQIHFSLEYDFQNTTLILKVLQGKELPAKDLSGTSDPYVRVTLLPDKKHRLETKIKRRTLNPRWNETFYFEGFPIQKLQSRVLHLHVFDYDRFSRDDSIGEVFLPLCQVDFAGKQSFWKALKPPAKDKCGELLSSLCYHPSNSILTLTLIKARNLKAKDINGKSDPYVKVWLQFGDKRVEKRKTPIFTCTLNPVFNESFSFNVPWEKIRECSLDVMVMDFDNIGRNELIGRILLAGKNGSGASETKHWQDMISKPRQTVVQWHRLKPE
- the LOC128263736 gene encoding synaptotagmin-7 isoform X1; protein product: MFYHSYVLDKDMASIVLIACLAVLGLIIAIALFLAGGYLWWRHKRSQLQFIEPNEDEESSSYSLRAAQDIVDSGNPPTKPQVPTPQAITTPLQNNINRKLNGFLNLRTPLIGGSGTTQTKPQNASLVGNVGDGTTKDSANKSISMTDMYLDSTDSSENVGQIHFSLEYDFQNTTLILKVLQGKELPAKDLSGTSDPYVRVTLLPDKKHRLETKIKRRTLNPRWNETFYFEGFPIQKLQSRVLHLHVFDYDRFSRDDSIGEVFLPLCQVDFAGKQSFWKALKPPAKDKCGELLSSLCYHPSNSILTLTLIKARNLKAKDINGKSDPYVKVWLQFGDKRVEKRKTPIFTCTLNPVFNESFSFNVPWEKIRECSLDVMVMDFDNIGRNELIGRILLAGKNGSGASETKHWQDMISKPRQTVVQWHRLKPE